The Fusarium falciforme chromosome 4, complete sequence genomic interval CACTAACCTTGCGCAGATCTGCACGGAGCTCCTATACCGACCTTTGACCCTTCTTGACTGCCTTCACACTTTTTGCGGCGCCTGTCTCAAGGAATGGTTCTCCTTTCAAGCCACGACGGCCGAGCGATCGCCAAACCCGCCAGTTCCCGGTGCCAACATCTTTACttgcccatcatgtcgaGCCGCCGTTCGAGATACCGCGCACAATGCCACCGTTGTGACGCTACTGGACATGTACATCGCTGCGAATCCGGATAAGGATCGGTCGGCCgcagagaaggaggagatggccaagaagtACAAGCCTGGCGACCAGGTGCTGCCCAAAGTAAACACCCATAGAACGGCCGAAGAGCGGCGCGCAGACGATGAGGATAGAAggttggtggaggaggttAGAGAGCTGAGTCTGCAGGAATCCGGAATATCATCTGGACCCCCAAGGACACGACGTAGACGTGAGAGTCGCTCTGCGGATGATAGAGGCAGGTCGGGCAGAGATCGGAGCTTGGACAGCCGCCAGCGTCGACCAGGACATCGCCCTCGCACAGACGACGGAGCCCGCCACAGCGCCGACCAGCTGTCCGAGGGTGAACGGAGACATCGACGAAGCGACTCGAGGCAGCGCCAGATTGAGCATCAGTCATCCATCAGGTCGCTCATCAGCTCAGCCGACATGAGCGAGCGAGACATTGAGAGAGAAATCGAGGACTTTGCCAGGCAGATTCAGGAGGAAGGCCTTCTTGACGGACTTGATTTGGATAGTATCGACTTGAGTCGTGATGACGAGCTCAGTAGGCGCATCACCGAGGCGTACCGACGACGACAGAGGGAACGCGCGCGAGACACATCGCGGAGGAACAACGGAAGTAGCTATCAGTCATCATCACGGCACACAGAGCCTGGGCAGTCGGACTCCCGCATGCTGGCCCCGGACGGAAATAGGGCACCCAGAGGAAGACCCCGTCCTCATTCCAGATCAACAAGCGCCGCCAGTGCGGCCAGCGCTGCCAGCCAGACCGAGGAGCGAAGTCGTCCACCGCCGTCCAACCCTTCAGCAAATCTCGAGGTACAGGACACAGGTCGACGGACAAGGCGCAGGACCGCTAGCGGAAGCCGTAGCGCCACGGCGCCAGTCTTTCCAACTACCAACGAGGCCAGGCCTGCTGCCCGATCTTCAACTGATCTCACATTGAGATCTCAAACCTCGGATCCCACTCACTCTCGGCCTAGCTTCAGTGAGGGACGTAGCACAAGCACTCCTATTCACCATGGACCGTTCCCTAACCCATCCGAAGCTGCGGCGTCGACGGGCAACAATGGAAACCTGTCTTTTGCCAACCGGCAAGGAAACACATCAAACGCCTCGGGTGCAGCGCAGCCTTCAACTGGCCACGCCGAACAAACAGCAGGACGCAGTAGTCGTTCCCGTCCTGCAGACCTCGCGATTGTTCACCAGACGGTGGCCAGTCCAGTCAGTAGCCCAACTGTCTCGGGACAGGGACACCAGAGAACAAGATCTCAACTATTTCCTGAGCCATCCATCAGCTGTGCTCGATGCAACAAACCACACATTGAGTATGAGCTTCACTACAATTGCTCCATCTGCGCCAGCGGGCAGTGGAACATGTGCCTCGACTGCTACCGAGCCGGCAAGGGTTGCCTTTACTGGTTTGGATTTGGTTACGGTGCCTGGTCCAAATGGGAAAAGACACGCCAGCAGAAAGGAGATCCCTCAATGGCAAGGCCACATCTGCTCACGGCAAGTCGGTATCGACCTCCTCGTGCCACTCCCGGCGGCGCAGATGGCCGGAAAACCATGACGACCGACGATCCCCGACATCGACTAGAGAGCGGCACGTTTTGCGCTAGATGTTCTGCCTGGACAAACGAGTGTTACTGGCGCTGCGATGTCTGTAACGAAGGAGATTGGGGTTTTTGCAACAACTGCGTGAATCAAGGGAGATCATGCACACATACTCTGCTGCCATTAGCACATGAAGCCACACAACCAGCTCAAAGCAGATCAGGAAGCCCGCCAAGATCACCAGGGAGACCTCCAGCAGCAACCATCTTCAAAGGACCCAATGCGTCAAACGCTGGTCCCTTCAAGCCCCTGACATTTGCGACACGATGCGATATCTGTCAGGATCCTATTCTGCCAAACAAGGCAAGATATCACTGCTATCAATGCACAAGCTCTCTCGTTCCAGATGCGGCGCCAGGCGATTACGATATTTGCGCTTCTTGCTATGGCACTCTCGTCACTCAGCGCCAGATCAGCCCCGAGAACGGTCATGCCGGTTGGAGGAGGTGTCTTCACGGTCACAGAATGGTAGTTGTTGGATTCACTGACGGAAAGATCGGGCAGTGGAGGTACATCGCTCAGGACCTAGTTGGAGGTCGTGGCCTACGATTCGAGCCAGCCGACAAGCCGGAACATCGTGAGAAGGGACTTCAGAAATGGGTATGGCAACGCGGCGATCAGACAGCAGCTCGTCTCGTCACCAGGGACGTATCAGAAACAGCACCCTCCAGCGATGGCTCGACAAACTTCACACAGAGCTTCCCTCCGGATGGCGGGGTAGGCATGAAGGCGAGCGCGAGGTGGGGATGGTATCCCAAGTCGGGAGCAGACGACGAGCTCCTCTTCCCTCGGGGGGCAGAAATCAAAGAAATTGAAGACGTGAACGGAGATTGGTACTTTGGGACATATATGGGCTCTCGGGGACTGTTCCCAGCGCCGTATGTGCGGCCGGATCAGAATTCCTCTTGAGAGCCTGGAGCATGGAGTAAGACAAGGGGCCGACGGCGCCTCATTGGATCAAGAGATTTATGATCAACGTTTCCAGGATATCAAAGCTTTCATATTTACTGTGTATATATCATTCAAATATCCATATCTCACAAAATTTGTCATCTTGAGCGTTATGGTGTCATTGAGGCCATCATGGAACTCGGTGTGGATCCTCGCCGACAGCCCGGGATTGCGCCATAGCTGCCCGCCGGTTGCGGCCCCACCACATCTAGACGCTTTCCCTTCTTACCAAGCCAAAACCCTCCACAAAGCAACCTCGCTCGCCTGGGACTCTTTCGTTTCTGCTGCTCTGTCAATTGGCCCCTTCCGAAGCTCGCGATCCTCCTGCTCCGTCCCAATGTTCCGTCACAGCGTCCGGCGGCTCGCCGTTGCTGCCGCAAAGGCTGCTGAGCCTAGCGCCCACACCATCGCCGTGTCCCAGGCCCAGGGCGTTTCTCGGGGTCTTACCGGAGGTTTGTAGCCCATGTGCCGTTCTGTGTGATAGCTACACAAGCTAACTTCCCGCTACAGCCATCGGAAACACCCCCCTCATCCGCCTTAACCACCTCTCCGAAGAGACGGGCTGCGAGATCCTCGGCAAGGCCGAGTTCATGAACCCCGGTGGCTCGGTCAAGGATCGTGCCGCCCTCTACGTGGTcaaggatgccgaggagcgCGGCCTGCTCAAGCCCGGCGGCACCGTGGTCGAGGGCACCGCCGGAAACACGGGCATCGGTCTCGCCCACGTCTGCCGGTCGCGGGGTTACAAGCTCGTCATCTACATGCCCAACACGCAGTCCCAGGGCAAGATCGACCTCCTCCGGCTCCTCGGCGCAGAGGTCTACCCCGTCCCCGCCGTCGCCTTTGACAACCCCGAGAACTACAACCATCAGGCCCGCCGCCATGCCGAGCGACTTGACAACGCCGTCTGGACGAACCAGTTCGACAACACTGCGAACCGCCGAGCGCACATTGAGACTACGGGACCTGAGATCTGGGCTCAGACGCAGGGCAAGGTCGACGCCTTCACTTGCGCTACCGGTACCGCTGGCACTCTGGCCGGTATCACTCGGTATCTCAAGGAGGTCTCAAACGGCCGGGTGAAGAGCTTCCTCGCCGATCCTCCTGGCAGTGTTTTGCACTCGTACATCTCCTCGGGCGGCAAGCTCATCGAGCGCACGGGGTCCAGCATCACTGAGGGCATCGGCCAGGGTCGCATCACGGACAACCTCCAGCCCGATATCGGTCTTGTGGACGGCTCCCTGACCATCGCCGACGAGAAGAGCATTGAGATGGTGTACCGCTgccttgacgaggaggg includes:
- a CDS encoding Cysteine synthase 1, which translates into the protein MFRHSVRRLAVAAAKAAEPSAHTIAVSQAQGVSRGLTGAIGNTPLIRLNHLSEETGCEILGKAEFMNPGGSVKDRAALYVVKDAEERGLLKPGGTVVEGTAGNTGIGLAHVCRSRGYKLVIYMPNTQSQGKIDLLRLLGAEVYPVPAVAFDNPENYNHQARRHAERLDNAVWTNQFDNTANRRAHIETTGPEIWAQTQGKVDAFTCATGTAGTLAGITRYLKEVSNGRVKSFLADPPGSVLHSYISSGGKLIERTGSSITEGIGQGRITDNLQPDIGLVDGSLTIADEKSIEMVYRCLDEEGLYLGASSSLNVVAAKEVAQKLGKGHTVVTVLCDGAYRYADRLFSRKWLTEKKLLGAIPKHLEKYIVLP